The sequence below is a genomic window from Actinokineospora baliensis.
GGGCCAGGCCGGGCACGCCCTCGCGCTCCACCACACCGTCGATGATCAGCCGCATCGCCCGGCCCGCCAGGTCGCCGCGGGTGTCCCACTCCGGGGACCCCGGCACCACGTCGGGCAGGCAGCGGCGGCAGGCGCGGTAGCCGGCCTGCTGCGCTGCCGCGGCGGTCGGGAAGAACTCCGCGTTGCGCCGCCGCGGCGCGATCGCCGGACACGATGGTCGGCAGTACAGCCCGGTCGGTCGCACGGCGAGGAAGAACTGACCGTCGAAGCGCGCGTCGCGGGAGACGACCGCGCGGTATCCCAGCTCCGGGTCGATCAACACCCGACCATGCTGCCGGCGTGCAAGCGCAAGAGCTGGCAGGAAAGAGACATCTGCATCCGTACGGCCCACAAAACAAGTGGGACCCGCCGCGAACGGCGGGTCCCACCCGGCTTACCCCTGGGGAATCAGGTTCGGTTACGACACCGCTTGGACCACGACGTCACCCGTTCCGACGAGCACGTTGCCGTCGTTGCGGACCTCGACGTTGCCGAGCAGGACGCGGCCGGCCGCCGGGGCCTGGTTCGCGGTCACCGTGCCGGAGACCGTCCACTGGGCGCCCGCCGCGCGGGTGGCGTTGGTGTCGGTCACCGACACCGTGCCGAACGCGGGGTTGGCGAACACGTCCAGGTAGCTGTAGGTCGTGGTACCCGCGGGCACCGCGTAGCCCTGGACGAGGACGATCCAGGTGCCCGCCGCCGGGTTGGCGATGGTCACCTCCTCCTCCGAGTCGCCGTCGGCCTGCTGCCCGGCCAGCACGCAGCTGCCCGAGGTGCAGTTGAAGACCGCGAGGTCGAGGTCGGCCCCGACGTCGGAGGTCTTGCCGATCTTGGCGCGCAGCGAGGTCGACCCGGCCGGGACGACGACCTGGTACTGCTGGTTCTGGCCGTCGGTGATGCTCAGCGTGCCCAGCTTGGCGCTGCCGAGCGGGGTGCCGATCGCCTTGCCGGTGAACGGACCGAACAGGTTCTTCAGCGTGTAGCTGCGGGTCACCGGGGTGCCCTTGGTCGCGGAAGCGATCGTGTCGGGGTTCGGGGACACCGAGGCGCCCAGGACCGACGCGGTCAGGGTGAACGGCGCGTAGGCGGCGTCCGAGGTCCTGCGGGCCTCGACGACGACCTCCCAGACACCGGCCTGCGGGTTGGTCAGCGTGCGGCTGGTGGGGCTGCCCGCGTCACACCCGGCGACCGGGGGGTTGTAGCAGTTGGTCGAGGCGTTGGCCTCGATGCCGACGCCGTACGGGTGGAAGCGCAGGAAGCGCAGCTGGCCCGCACCGGCACCGGTGCCGCCGCCCTGCAGGTCGACCTTGAAGGCCGGGGTGCCCGCCGGGACGCGGTAGTAGAACTTCGCGACCTCGTTGCGGCCGAGCTGGCCGCCCTTGCGGACGGTGTAGCTGTTGGTCGCGGTGAAGTCCTCGGCCGCGATGACGGTGTTCAGCGTCTGCGCCTCGATGCCCGAGGTGAGCGGGCTGTCGAGGTTCAGGATCGCCGAGTGGATGCCCGCGGAGCGCGGGTTGACCGTCACGACGTACTTGACCGGGCTGTTCTTCGGCAGCGTGATGACCGGCGACGAGCTGAACGTGCCGTCGTTGCCGACCCACTTGGCCTGGTAGGTGACCGGGTAGTCCGAACCGGTGGTGCGGTTGAAGGTGTAGGTCCGGGTGTAGCGGTCGCCCGTCTTGACGCCCTCGCGGTCGTAGATGCCGGTGCCCACGCCCGGGGTCTTCAGCAGCGGGGACAGCACGGTGTTGACCGGGACCGACGCGGAGATGGCGGTCTGCTTGGGGTTGTCCTTGAGCAGGTTCCAGGCCTTCTTGGTGTCGATGAGGCCGTTGCCCTGCTCGTAGGCGCCCAGGCCGTCGATGAAGCGGGCGGTCGAGCGGAACGCGGTGCGGATCTGCGCGGCGGAGTGCGAGATGTTCTTCGCCTTGGCGGCGCTGACCAGCAGCGCGGCGGCACCGGCTGCCTGCGGCGAGGCCATCGAGGTGCCGTTGAACTGCGCGTAGCCGGGGGGCAGGGTGTAGGTGCCCGGGACCGGCTGGCCCAGCTGCCAGGTCGGCACGGTCGAGATGGCCGAACCGGGGGCGACGATCTCCGGCTTGAAGCCGCCGTCCTCGCGCGGACCGCGGGAGGAGAAGCCGTGCAGGCTCTCCGAGCGGCCGAGGTCGGAGCCGTAGTTGCTCTTCCAGGTCTCCTTGGTGATGTAGGAGCCGACGGAGAGCACCTTGCTGGCCACCGACGGGTCGCCCACGGTGTTCGCGCCCGCGCCCGAGTTACCGGCGGAGATGAACATCTGGACGTCGTAGGTGTCGATCAGCCGGTCGTAGAGCTCGGCGCGCGCGTTGTTGGCGTCGTTGAGCGCGGGCAGGCCACCGATCGACATGTTGATCACGTCGGCACCGGCGTCGCGGGCGGAGTAGATCATGCCCTCGAGCAGCGCGTGGTTGGTGCAGCCGGTGATGAACAGGCAGACCCGGACCGAGACCAGCTTCGCGCCGGGGGCCGCGCCGTTGACGGTGCCGCCGAAGAGGCGGTTACCGGCGACGATGCCCGCGACGTGCGAGCCGTGCGCGCCGGAGACGATGCCGATGTTGACCACGTTGTTGGTCACGTCGGTCTGCACGACGTAGGGCATGGACTCCTTGACCGCGGTGGCCGGGTTGTCCTTGCCGAAGGTGCCGATGTCGTACTTGACCTTGTAGTCGGTCATCGGCTGGTCGTCGCCGAAGTTCTTGTTCTGGTTGGTGTCGACCCAGACGGTGCCGGTCGCCGGGTTCCACAGCACGCCGAACAGGCCGCTGCTGCCCGCGGGGTTGCCGTCGCGGTTGACGTCCGAGCCGACCTCGCCGCCGAGGCGGGCGTCGCGCTCGTTGAACACGCCGTAGCGCAGCGCGCCCGACTCGTTCGGCAGGCCGTTCTCCGGGCCGGTGGTCGGGGTGGACATCTGGATCCACGTCGGGTCGTCGTCGTTGTTGACGCCGTCGGTGAAGGTCGGGTCGGTGTAGGTGACCCAGTCGGTGATCTTGCGCTCACCGGTGGAGGTCTTGTTCAGCGACGGGTGGTCCAGGTCGACGCCGCTGTCGACGATGGCGACGGTGGTG
It includes:
- a CDS encoding S8 family serine peptidase, producing MIQPPRRRRGRIALGMAFTTAVAGAVLTTFPTANAAPVQTPSEEGPGIGKHDQELLAKAQQAGEKTVKVLIATKEGDAARHVDELTKAGAKVEYREDEIGYVRAEVPVDKVTKLAKLPGVTALDLDENVPLPDPRPTGVADPTPQPAPGPNTPRVNPYMPTGDTNAAQFVNEHPTWDGRGTTVAIVDSGVDLDHPSLNKTSTGERKITDWVTYTDPTFTDGVNNDDDPTWIQMSTPTTGPENGLPNESGALRYGVFNERDARLGGEVGSDVNRDGNPAGSSGLFGVLWNPATGTVWVDTNQNKNFGDDQPMTDYKVKYDIGTFGKDNPATAVKESMPYVVQTDVTNNVVNIGIVSGAHGSHVAGIVAGNRLFGGTVNGAAPGAKLVSVRVCLFITGCTNHALLEGMIYSARDAGADVINMSIGGLPALNDANNARAELYDRLIDTYDVQMFISAGNSGAGANTVGDPSVASKVLSVGSYITKETWKSNYGSDLGRSESLHGFSSRGPREDGGFKPEIVAPGSAISTVPTWQLGQPVPGTYTLPPGYAQFNGTSMASPQAAGAAALLVSAAKAKNISHSAAQIRTAFRSTARFIDGLGAYEQGNGLIDTKKAWNLLKDNPKQTAISASVPVNTVLSPLLKTPGVGTGIYDREGVKTGDRYTRTYTFNRTTGSDYPVTYQAKWVGNDGTFSSSPVITLPKNSPVKYVVTVNPRSAGIHSAILNLDSPLTSGIEAQTLNTVIAAEDFTATNSYTVRKGGQLGRNEVAKFYYRVPAGTPAFKVDLQGGGTGAGAGQLRFLRFHPYGVGIEANASTNCYNPPVAGCDAGSPTSRTLTNPQAGVWEVVVEARRTSDAAYAPFTLTASVLGASVSPNPDTIASATKGTPVTRSYTLKNLFGPFTGKAIGTPLGSAKLGTLSITDGQNQQYQVVVPAGSTSLRAKIGKTSDVGADLDLAVFNCTSGSCVLAGQQADGDSEEEVTIANPAAGTWIVLVQGYAVPAGTTTYSYLDVFANPAFGTVSVTDTNATRAAGAQWTVSGTVTANQAPAAGRVLLGNVEVRNDGNVLVGTGDVVVQAVS